TGTTTGGTCTTATCCTCGAAAATAGTCATTAATCGGCAGGATGCAGAGCTACAATAAAACTCTGGCTCCCTACTTTGGTTCAGTACAAGCTTGAAAATGTTTAAACAATAGCTAAATTGGAGCTATGAAATGGCGCTTTCTCAAATACCTAATGGCCTATTCCTTACCGCTGGCGGTTTTCCTGTCTATGCAAAGGGAAGGACTCTTGGCTTATCTACCTTTGTTTTACGCCTTTTTAGTGGTTCCCTTATTGGAATTGTTCTTTGCTCCGAATCCGGGAAACCTCGATAAACAAAGGGAAGAGATGATCAAGGAAGATCCCTGGTACGATCGTTTGCTTTACCTGATGGTGCCCATTCAATTGGCTTTGCTGCTTTATTTTCTTTGGGACCTTAATCATCATACTTACGATAGCCTCACTTTTTGGGGACGAATAACTGCCATGGGCCTAATGTGTGGGGTAATCGGAATTAATGTGGGCCATGAACTAGGTCATCGTCGCAAGAAATATGAGCAAGTATTGGCGAAAATCCTTTTGAGTACCAGCCTCTACGTGCATTTCTTCACCGAGCATAATTATGGACATCACCGCAATGTGGCCACACCGGAAGATCCCGCTACTGCTCGCTACAAGGAGAGTCTCTATGCCTTTTGGCTGCGCAGTATAGTCTTCTCCTATCTGCATGCCTGGAAAATTCAAGGCCAGTTATTGAAGTCCCGGAAAAAGTCATTTTGGTCTCCTTCGAATGAGTTGTTACTGTGGTCATTAATTCAGCTCATTGCCTTGACCGCCATTTTCCTGTTCTTCGGATTGGAAAGTTTATTAGCCTTTTTAGCAGCTGCTTTGTTTGGAGCTTTATTGCTGGAAACCGTTAATTACATTGAGCATTACGGACTGAGTCGCCAAAAAGTAAGTGAACATCGCTATGAAAAGGCAGAGGCGGAGCACAGCTGGAATAGCGACCATATCATCGGTCGTTTGCTTTTATTCGAATTAAGTCGACACAGCGATCACCATGCCCATCCGCATCGCAAATATCAAATCCTACAGCATCACGATCAAAGTCCGCAATTACCTACCGGATATCCGGGAATGATGCTCCTCAGCACCATTCCTCCCTTATGGTTTAAAGTAATGAATGGGCGAATAAAAAGCGCTTAGGCCTTGACTGCACGCATTTCCTCGCGCTGTGCTTGAATTTTATCGCTGGCGATATAATCGTCATAATCCATCATCTTATCCATAATACCGCTTGGGAAAATCTCGATAATACGATTTGCAACGGTTTCGGTAAAAGTATGGTCATGAGAAGTAAAGAGAATAGTCCCTTTGTATTCTTGCAATGAGTTGTTCAAAGCCTGAATAGACTCCAGATCCAAGTGGTTGGTAGGTTCATCAAAGGTGAGGAGGTTGGCTTCTTGCAACATCATGCGCGACATTAAACAACGCATTTTCTCGCCTCCAGATAATACACGGGCCGATTTCAATACCTCTTCGCCGGTAAACAACATCTTACCTAAGAAACCACGTACATAGACCTCGTCTTTGTTTTCAGAGTACTCACGTAACCAATCGATAAGGTTATCATCAGTATCAAAGAAATGTTGATGCTCGGTAGGAAGGTAAGCGGTAGTGATAGTCTGACCGTAAGTATATTCGCCGGTATCTGCCTTGCGATCTCCATTAATGATATCAAAGAGGGCAGTGATGGCTAAGCTATTATCGCTGATCACCGCAATCTTATCACCGCGGTTCACTTTGAACTCAACATTTTGGAAGAGTAAGGTACCATCTTCAGCATGGGAAGAAAGGTTGGAAACTTCCAAAATCTGATCACCAGCTTCACGGCTCTGATTAAAGATAATGGCTGGGTAGCGACGACTGGACTGAGGCATGGCCTCCAGGTTAATCTTGTCCAGTAATTTCTTGCGGCTGGTCGCCTGACGAGATTTAGAGGCATTGGCGCTAAATCGCTGGATAAACTCCTGCAATTCTTTGCGTTTCTCTTCTGCCTTTTTGTTGGCAGAAGCACGCTGACGAGCCGCTAATTGTGAACTCTGATACCAGAAGCTATAGTTACCAGTATAGAGAGAGATTTTCTTAAAGTCGATATCCGCGATATGCGTACAAACTGTATCCAAAAAGTGACGGTCATGCGATACAACGATAACCGTATTACGGAAGTTTAAAAGGAAGTCTTCTAACCAAGTAATGGTTTTCAAGTCCAGGTCGTTGGTTGGCTCATCGAGAATCAATACATCTGGATTCCCAAATAAAGCCTGGGCCAAAAGCACACGTACTTTTTGAGATCCCTCTAAATCTTTAACCAGTGAATAGTGTAAAGATTCGGAAATTCCCAAACCACTCAGTAGGGCAGCGGCATCACTCTCGGCGTTCCAGCCGTCCATTTCCGCGAATTTCTCTTCCAATTCAGAGGCCTTGATACCATCCGCTTCCGAAAAATCAGGCTTGGCATAAAGAGCATCCTTTTCCTTCATCAAATCATAAAGCTCGCGATAACCCATTAATACGGTATCTAAAACCTGATGATCGTTAAAAGCAGCGTGATCCTGCTTCAAAACGGCCATCCGTTTTCCGGGCTCCAAGTTCACCATGCCACTATTAGGGCTGATTTCACCACTCAGAATCTTGAGGAAGGTAGATTTTCCTGCGCCATTAGCGCCAATCATACCATAGCAGTTATCGCCTAAAAACTTGAGGTTAACTTCATCAAATAAAACGCGTTTCCCGAATTGGAGCGACACATTGGATACCGTAAGCATAGCTTAATTTTTTGAGGCCGCAAATTTAGTGTTTTAAGAGGGGAGGGCTAGGCCAGATCAGAATTATTTAAATCTTTAGGACCGCAGGCCCTTATTTGCGTAATTCGCGCCTCAGATTTTTCGTGCAAAACCGTGAATTCAAAAGAGATTAAATGTCCACAGTGTCATTGGAAACCCGAGCCAGGGCCGCATTGGCATTGCCTGGAATGTGGCAGCGACCTCGATCATTTCGCCAATGTAGGGCGCTGCGATCATTGTGGTTACAGTCATGATAAAACCTATTGCCCAGAGGAACTAGGCGGCTGCGGTCAGAGTTCACCGCATTTAGATTGGTACGGCAGCTTTGATCAGGATTTAGCGGAAATCGACATTTTCAATTCCTAGTCCTCTTCTTTTAAGCGAAAACGAATGCCTTTATCACTGGCATAAAAGTCGACTACCTCCCATTTAAGGAAAAGAGCCAGTATTTTTTCTGCTCTATACATGGGGATCTTAGCGATGCGACTGAATTTGCTCACTGAGATCTCTGGATTTTCACTGAGATAATCAAAGAGCATTCTTTCTGCCGGACCATAGGCCACCAGGTTTTTCCTTTGAGTATCCGGATTGCGATCACTCATAAAGCGCAGTAAAACCTTATTCGCCACGAAATTTTCGTCATCCTGACGGATATAGGCTAAAGCCGGACCTTGCTTTTCCTTCACCTTATGTGGCCTTTCGGCGGATGGAGCTACCTCAATTCGCAGTACAATTTTCCCATCTATATCATACAATTTGTATTGAAAGGGAACCGGTGGATCGCAATAAACATCTGCGGCTCCTTCAATCATAAAGTACTCTTCCTCGGGATCAATGCCGGCAATTCGGCCATTGTCTTTTACACCGATAAGTAGCCTGCCGCCATCGGTATTAGCGAAAGCAGACAAAGTTCTAGCAATCTTTAAATTGCTGTCTATCCGAAACTTAAAGTCTTGTTCTTGATGTTCTCCTTCACGAATCAAAGCAT
The Croceimicrobium hydrocarbonivorans genome window above contains:
- a CDS encoding AlbA family DNA-binding domain-containing protein, whose amino-acid sequence is MDFQSGADHRNLERAEGDPEELYALIREGEHQEQDFKFRIDSNLKIARTLSAFANTDGGRLLIGVKDNGRIAGIDPEEEYFMIEGAADVYCDPPVPFQYKLYDIDGKIVLRIEVAPSAERPHKVKEKQGPALAYIRQDDENFVANKVLLRFMSDRNPDTQRKNLVAYGPAERMLFDYLSENPEISVSKFSRIAKIPMYRAEKILALFLKWEVVDFYASDKGIRFRLKEED
- a CDS encoding alkane 1-monooxygenase — encoded protein: MKWRFLKYLMAYSLPLAVFLSMQREGLLAYLPLFYAFLVVPLLELFFAPNPGNLDKQREEMIKEDPWYDRLLYLMVPIQLALLLYFLWDLNHHTYDSLTFWGRITAMGLMCGVIGINVGHELGHRRKKYEQVLAKILLSTSLYVHFFTEHNYGHHRNVATPEDPATARYKESLYAFWLRSIVFSYLHAWKIQGQLLKSRKKSFWSPSNELLLWSLIQLIALTAIFLFFGLESLLAFLAAALFGALLLETVNYIEHYGLSRQKVSEHRYEKAEAEHSWNSDHIIGRLLLFELSRHSDHHAHPHRKYQILQHHDQSPQLPTGYPGMMLLSTIPPLWFKVMNGRIKSA
- a CDS encoding ABC-F family ATP-binding cassette domain-containing protein, whose amino-acid sequence is MLTVSNVSLQFGKRVLFDEVNLKFLGDNCYGMIGANGAGKSTFLKILSGEISPNSGMVNLEPGKRMAVLKQDHAAFNDHQVLDTVLMGYRELYDLMKEKDALYAKPDFSEADGIKASELEEKFAEMDGWNAESDAAALLSGLGISESLHYSLVKDLEGSQKVRVLLAQALFGNPDVLILDEPTNDLDLKTITWLEDFLLNFRNTVIVVSHDRHFLDTVCTHIADIDFKKISLYTGNYSFWYQSSQLAARQRASANKKAEEKRKELQEFIQRFSANASKSRQATSRKKLLDKINLEAMPQSSRRYPAIIFNQSREAGDQILEVSNLSSHAEDGTLLFQNVEFKVNRGDKIAVISDNSLAITALFDIINGDRKADTGEYTYGQTITTAYLPTEHQHFFDTDDNLIDWLREYSENKDEVYVRGFLGKMLFTGEEVLKSARVLSGGEKMRCLMSRMMLQEANLLTFDEPTNHLDLESIQALNNSLQEYKGTILFTSHDHTFTETVANRIIEIFPSGIMDKMMDYDDYIASDKIQAQREEMRAVKA